A genome region from Streptomyces sp. S4.7 includes the following:
- a CDS encoding 4-(cytidine 5'-diphospho)-2-C-methyl-D-erythritol kinase, whose amino-acid sequence MRGTDVSGGESAAGVRAEGAVTVRVPAKVNVQLAVGAARPDGFHDLANVFLAVGLHDEITVTPADELRVTCAGPDAHQVPLDATNLAARAALALAERHGIGPRVHIHIDKDIPVAGGMAGGSADGAGALLACDALWSLGSTEAELLAICAELGSDVPFSLLGGAALGVGRGERLTPLDVGGTFHWVFAVADGGLSTPAVYAEFDRLTAAADVPPPAADPALLAALSAGDATALAATLTNDLQPAALSLRPSLATTLATGTAAGALAALVSGSGPTTAFLTKDEESAATVAEALLASGDCRTARVTSAPAAGARVVS is encoded by the coding sequence GTGAGGGGGACGGACGTGAGCGGTGGAGAGTCAGCTGCCGGGGTACGTGCCGAGGGGGCGGTGACCGTACGCGTACCGGCCAAGGTCAACGTCCAGCTGGCGGTGGGTGCCGCGCGCCCCGACGGCTTCCACGACCTCGCCAACGTCTTTCTGGCGGTCGGTCTCCACGACGAGATCACGGTGACCCCGGCCGACGAACTGCGCGTCACCTGCGCCGGCCCGGACGCCCACCAGGTCCCACTGGACGCGACGAACCTCGCCGCGCGCGCGGCCCTCGCGCTCGCGGAGCGCCACGGGATCGGGCCGCGCGTCCATATCCACATCGACAAGGACATCCCCGTCGCGGGCGGCATGGCCGGCGGCAGCGCGGACGGCGCGGGCGCACTGCTCGCCTGCGACGCGCTCTGGTCGCTGGGCTCGACCGAGGCCGAACTGCTCGCCATCTGCGCCGAGTTGGGCAGCGACGTGCCGTTCAGCCTGCTGGGCGGCGCGGCGCTGGGCGTCGGGCGCGGGGAGCGGCTGACGCCCCTGGACGTCGGCGGCACGTTCCACTGGGTGTTCGCGGTCGCCGACGGGGGACTGTCGACCCCGGCGGTGTACGCGGAGTTCGACCGCCTCACCGCGGCGGCCGACGTCCCGCCCCCCGCCGCCGACCCCGCCCTGCTCGCCGCCCTGAGCGCGGGCGACGCGACGGCCCTGGCGGCCACCCTGACCAACGACCTCCAGCCCGCGGCCCTCTCGCTGCGCCCGTCCCTCGCGACGACCCTCGCCACGGGCACTGCGGCGGGCGCGCTGGCGGCCCTGGTCTCGGGCTCGGGCCCGACGACCGCGTTTCTGACGAAGGACGAGGAGTCGGCGGCCACGGTGGCCGAGGCACTGCTGGCATCGGGCGACTGCCGCACCGCGCGGGTGACTTCGGCGCCCGCGGCCGGGGCGCGGGTGGTCTCCTGA
- a CDS encoding DUF4246 domain-containing protein, whose protein sequence is MTGPSAFPLPFHASRSISFARPRTLREIQMMRCGSTIRAKRGWFDKMNDADIVARWTREAVDQGLTEAQVRYVLAELLHYAELRDGRTGVEVSAVEGVWQSDTLVDDELRSRLREAVRVLEEVPEAARDWHPGSDGQVLDLVHPSLFCLVREVSGAHERAWRNPTDRYSKYEFSEKFQWLPTDVDVSDDGDVAFSSYVNNIHPEAHRELAAVLPDLFARLRPLLENVLTDLRHPRPPRIEADPYGWYDSKPEYPNKSSYSDDTAYREAVSAWGTATDDWWENRRPAIPDAPAFTPPELPGDSARVDLRGHRLQVIVKLATIHLTPEKPEYAGGSWHVEGMMNERIVSTGIYSWDSENITESTLSFRAALDDPDYEQNDDNGLRDVYGLEDEDALNQLLGSASTPAGRCLAFPNILQHRVGSFRLADATRPGHRRILAFFLVDPSEKIVSTSDVPPQQPWSDTSTMTLEQARDYREQLMRERKFFVDEHNEQLYEREFSLCEH, encoded by the coding sequence TTGACCGGCCCGTCCGCCTTCCCGCTGCCCTTTCACGCCTCCCGTTCCATATCGTTCGCGAGACCGCGCACGCTTCGGGAAATTCAGATGATGCGGTGCGGCTCAACAATTCGGGCCAAGCGGGGGTGGTTCGACAAGATGAACGATGCCGACATCGTCGCCAGATGGACGCGGGAAGCGGTCGACCAGGGCCTCACAGAAGCGCAGGTTCGCTACGTTCTCGCCGAACTCCTCCATTACGCCGAGCTGCGGGACGGACGTACCGGCGTCGAGGTTTCCGCCGTCGAGGGGGTGTGGCAGTCGGACACACTGGTCGACGACGAGCTCAGATCGCGGCTGCGCGAGGCGGTCCGGGTTCTGGAAGAGGTCCCCGAAGCAGCGCGGGACTGGCATCCCGGCTCCGACGGCCAGGTACTGGATCTGGTGCACCCCTCACTGTTCTGCCTGGTGAGAGAGGTATCCGGTGCGCACGAGCGTGCTTGGCGCAATCCCACGGACCGTTACTCGAAGTACGAATTCTCCGAGAAGTTCCAGTGGCTGCCCACGGACGTCGACGTCAGTGACGACGGAGATGTCGCCTTCAGTTCGTACGTCAACAACATCCACCCCGAGGCCCATCGCGAACTGGCCGCCGTCCTGCCGGACTTGTTCGCGCGCCTGCGCCCGCTGCTGGAGAACGTGCTCACCGATCTGCGCCATCCCCGGCCCCCGCGGATCGAGGCCGATCCCTACGGGTGGTACGACTCGAAGCCGGAGTATCCGAACAAATCCTCCTACAGCGACGACACGGCCTACCGGGAAGCGGTCAGCGCCTGGGGGACGGCCACGGACGACTGGTGGGAGAACCGCCGTCCGGCCATTCCGGACGCCCCGGCCTTCACTCCGCCCGAGTTGCCCGGCGACTCCGCCCGGGTCGATCTGCGCGGCCACCGTCTCCAGGTCATCGTCAAGCTCGCCACCATTCATCTCACCCCGGAGAAGCCCGAGTACGCGGGCGGTTCCTGGCATGTCGAGGGGATGATGAACGAGCGGATCGTCTCGACCGGCATCTACTCCTGGGACAGCGAGAACATCACCGAAAGCACGCTGAGTTTCCGCGCGGCGCTCGACGACCCGGACTACGAACAGAATGACGACAACGGTCTGCGTGACGTCTACGGCCTGGAGGACGAAGACGCGCTGAACCAGTTGCTGGGATCGGCGTCGACCCCGGCGGGCCGCTGCCTGGCGTTCCCGAACATCCTGCAACACCGCGTCGGCTCATTCCGCCTCGCGGACGCCACCCGCCCGGGACACCGCAGAATTCTCGCGTTCTTCCTGGTCGACCCGTCGGAGAAGATCGTCTCGACATCCGATGTGCCACCGCAACAGCCATGGTCCGACACCTCGACCATGACGCTCGAACAAGCCAGGGACTACCGCGAACAGCTCATGCGGGAGCGCAAGTTCTTCGTCGACGAGCACAACGAGCAGCTCTACGAACGAGAATTCTCCCTCTGCGAGCACTGA
- the rsmA gene encoding 16S rRNA (adenine(1518)-N(6)/adenine(1519)-N(6))-dimethyltransferase RsmA, translated as MSTTEPPDAPGVPDVPDVTDALLGPADIRELAAALGVRPTKQRGQNFVIDANTVRRIVRTAGVRPDDVVVEVGPGLGSLTLALLEAASHVTAVEIDDILAAALPRTIEARMPARAGHFSLVHSDAMQVRELPGPAPTALVANLPYNVAVPVLLHMLEHFPTIERTLIMVQAEVADRLAAAPGNKVYGVPSVKANWYARVKRAGAIGRNVFWPAPNVDSGLVSLVRRTEPRTTTASRTEVFAVVDAAFAQRRKTLRAALAGWAGSAPAAEAALVAAGISPQARGESLTVEEFARIAESKGAGA; from the coding sequence GTGAGCACCACAGAGCCCCCCGACGCCCCGGGCGTCCCTGACGTCCCCGATGTCACCGACGCCCTCCTCGGCCCCGCGGACATCCGCGAGCTGGCCGCCGCCCTGGGCGTACGCCCCACGAAGCAGCGCGGCCAGAACTTCGTCATCGACGCCAACACCGTCCGCCGGATCGTCCGCACCGCGGGCGTACGGCCCGACGACGTGGTCGTGGAGGTGGGCCCCGGGCTCGGCTCGCTGACACTGGCGCTGCTGGAGGCGGCCAGCCATGTGACGGCCGTCGAGATCGACGACATCCTCGCCGCCGCGCTGCCGCGCACGATCGAGGCCCGGATGCCGGCCCGCGCCGGCCATTTCTCACTGGTGCACTCGGACGCCATGCAGGTGCGCGAGCTGCCGGGGCCGGCACCCACCGCGCTGGTGGCGAACCTTCCGTACAACGTCGCCGTGCCCGTCCTGCTCCATATGCTGGAGCACTTCCCGACGATCGAACGCACCCTGATCATGGTCCAGGCGGAGGTCGCGGACCGGCTCGCGGCGGCGCCGGGCAACAAGGTGTACGGCGTGCCGTCGGTGAAGGCCAACTGGTACGCGCGGGTCAAGCGCGCCGGTGCCATCGGCCGCAACGTGTTCTGGCCCGCGCCGAACGTCGACTCGGGCCTCGTCTCGCTCGTCCGGCGCACCGAACCGCGCACGACGACCGCCTCGCGGACCGAGGTCTTCGCGGTCGTGGACGCGGCCTTCGCGCAGCGCCGCAAGACGCTGCGGGCGGCGCTCGCGGGCTGGGCCGGGTCGGCTCCGGCGGCGGAGGCGGCGCTGGTCGCGGCGGGAATCTCGCCGCAGGCACGGGGGGAGTCGCTGACGGTGGAGGAGTTCGCACGGATCGCGGAGTCGAAGGGGGCGGGGGCGTGA
- a CDS encoding TatD family hydrolase — translation MSPKSANSTRGAARAEEAPPAPEPLRVPVADSHTHLDMQSGTVEDALAKAASVGVPVVVQVGCDVKGSRWAADTAAAHESVHAAVALHPNEAPRIVHGDPDGWSRQGAREAGGAAALDDALAEIDRLAALPHVKAVGETGLDFFRTGSDGTAAQERSFRAHIEIAKRHGKALVIHDRDAHADVLRVLADEGAPERTVFHCYSGDAEMAEICAAAGYFMSFAGNMTFKNARPLREALAVAPSELVLVETDAPFLTPVPYRGRPNVPYLIPVTVRAMAEVRGIGEDVMAAAISANTARAFGY, via the coding sequence ATGAGCCCGAAGAGCGCCAACAGCACGAGAGGCGCCGCACGCGCCGAAGAAGCGCCGCCGGCCCCGGAGCCACTGCGGGTGCCGGTCGCGGATTCGCACACCCACCTGGACATGCAGAGCGGCACCGTCGAGGACGCGCTCGCCAAGGCGGCCTCCGTAGGAGTGCCGGTCGTCGTCCAGGTGGGTTGCGACGTGAAGGGGTCCCGCTGGGCGGCCGACACGGCCGCCGCGCACGAGTCCGTGCACGCGGCGGTCGCGCTGCATCCCAACGAGGCGCCGCGCATCGTGCACGGGGACCCCGACGGCTGGTCGCGCCAGGGGGCGCGCGAGGCGGGCGGGGCCGCGGCCCTGGACGACGCGCTCGCCGAGATCGACCGGCTGGCAGCCCTTCCTCATGTGAAGGCCGTCGGCGAGACGGGGCTCGACTTCTTCCGTACGGGGTCCGACGGCACGGCCGCGCAGGAACGCTCGTTCCGCGCGCACATCGAGATCGCCAAACGGCACGGAAAAGCACTCGTGATCCACGATCGAGACGCGCACGCCGACGTGTTGCGCGTGCTGGCCGACGAAGGCGCTCCGGAACGGACCGTTTTCCACTGCTATTCGGGCGACGCGGAAATGGCCGAAATCTGCGCCGCCGCAGGCTACTTCATGTCCTTCGCGGGAAATATGACGTTCAAGAACGCGCGTCCGCTGCGCGAGGCGTTGGCCGTCGCCCCGTCCGAACTCGTTCTGGTCGAGACGGATGCGCCATTTCTGACGCCCGTTCCGTACCGTGGACGTCCCAATGTGCCGTATTTGATTCCGGTCACGGTGCGCGCGATGGCGGAGGTGCGCGGGATCGGTGAGGACGTGATGGCGGCGGCGATTTCGGCCAACACGGCGCGCGCTTTCGGGTACTGA
- a CDS encoding GNAT family N-acetyltransferase → MTVELRVDPTPAGHPALGLRPWRDSDIEPLIGIYRDPLLRKWTRLHVTGAEDGARWMAVQSDGWRTGQRLSFAVLEGDRLVGNVAVKRGAVPSECAEVGYWTAAEARGRGIASRAVAALTDWAFDTLDGVTRLELLHQIDNTASCRVAEKTGYVYRRTLAARPPFPLDGHQHIREAPRPR, encoded by the coding sequence TTGACCGTCGAACTGCGAGTCGATCCCACCCCCGCCGGGCACCCCGCCCTCGGTCTGCGCCCCTGGCGCGACAGCGACATCGAGCCGCTGATCGGCATCTACCGTGACCCCCTGCTGCGGAAGTGGACCCGGCTGCACGTGACCGGAGCCGAGGACGGCGCGCGCTGGATGGCGGTCCAGTCGGACGGGTGGCGCACCGGGCAGCGGCTGAGTTTCGCCGTACTCGAAGGGGACCGGCTCGTCGGCAACGTCGCCGTCAAGCGGGGGGCGGTGCCGAGCGAGTGTGCCGAGGTCGGGTACTGGACGGCCGCCGAAGCGCGCGGGCGCGGGATCGCGTCGCGCGCCGTGGCCGCCCTGACCGACTGGGCGTTCGACACACTCGACGGCGTCACGCGGCTCGAACTGCTCCACCAGATCGACAACACGGCTTCGTGCCGCGTCGCGGAGAAGACCGGTTACGTGTACCGCCGGACGCTGGCCGCCCGCCCGCCGTTCCCTCTGGACGGGCACCAGCACATACGCGAGGCTCCCCGGCCGCGATGA
- a CDS encoding serine hydrolase, translating into MNGTDITHTGELPRPPGLPRPGELPRRFELLGARLWLHARCVDCGRAAGHAEDEPVVLASVVKVLLVLEFFRQVVAGQLDPAERAVVRAADRLGGTGTAGFHDDVELSLRDLALMTMSVSDNTAADILFRRVGLDTVQALARQLGLERARVTGAPREVLESMLEDLGAADADAFASAFAALPAEEVHRLRALDPARTTSATPREMTRLLSLVWNDRAGAAAACAGVRELMSGQVNGARLGAAFDRFTTVAAKSGTLPGIRNEIGVVTYPDGARYAVAVFTRTASLSTRRPDLDAAIGGAGREAVEGLRGCCGRAGPPSAPGG; encoded by the coding sequence ATGAACGGAACGGACATCACGCACACCGGGGAACTCCCCCGCCCTCCCGGGCTCCCGCGACCGGGCGAACTCCCCCGCCGCTTCGAACTCCTCGGCGCCCGCCTGTGGTTGCACGCCCGCTGCGTCGACTGCGGACGCGCGGCCGGCCACGCGGAGGACGAGCCCGTGGTGCTGGCCTCCGTGGTGAAGGTGCTGCTGGTACTGGAGTTCTTCCGGCAGGTCGTCGCCGGGCAGCTCGATCCGGCCGAACGGGCCGTCGTACGCGCGGCGGACCGGCTCGGCGGTACGGGAACGGCCGGCTTCCACGACGACGTGGAGCTGAGCCTGCGCGATCTCGCCCTCATGACGATGTCCGTGAGCGACAACACCGCCGCCGACATCCTCTTCCGGCGCGTCGGCCTGGACACGGTGCAGGCCCTGGCCCGCCAACTCGGCCTGGAGCGCGCCCGGGTGACGGGCGCGCCGCGCGAGGTGCTGGAGAGCATGCTGGAGGATCTGGGGGCTGCCGACGCGGACGCCTTCGCCTCGGCATTCGCCGCGCTGCCCGCCGAGGAGGTCCACCGGCTGCGCGCCCTGGACCCGGCGCGTACGACGAGCGCGACACCGCGCGAGATGACACGGCTGCTGAGCCTGGTGTGGAACGACCGCGCGGGCGCGGCGGCGGCCTGCGCGGGCGTCCGCGAACTCATGTCGGGCCAGGTGAACGGCGCTCGGCTGGGCGCGGCGTTCGACCGCTTCACCACGGTGGCGGCGAAGAGCGGCACGCTGCCGGGCATACGCAACGAGATCGGTGTCGTCACCTACCCCGACGGCGCGCGCTACGCGGTCGCGGTCTTCACCCGCACCGCCTCCCTCTCCACCCGCCGCCCGGACCTGGACGCGGCGATCGGCGGGGCGGGGCGTGAGGCGGTGGAGGGGCTGCGGGGGTGCTGCGGGCGGGCGGGCCCGCCGAGCGCGCCCGGCGGATGA
- a CDS encoding resuscitation-promoting factor — translation MSNAQGSHRAGRYEYEQGYGHAYGHAYGSDHAYEYAGGVDVVARPHPEPAPTLPYFDPTDALVPHRPPPAAPAPDPAPDPVRVSRRRIVPQALVVAFLAGGTSAFVASDKEVELRVDGTPRTLHTFADDVDELLADEGVKIGAHDLVAPGRGAELTNGDAVVVRHGRPVMLTLDGRRRQIWTTADTVEGALRQLGVRAQGAFLSVSRSSAIPRSGLALDVLTERTVTFMADGRERTIRTNAATVRDALAGAALTLHGEDTTSVHPDSFPRDGQTITVMRVTADEIVREEPIPYDVERTRDPSVFTGTEVVTHRGEPGMRRLTYAVRAVNGVKQKPRRIAEKIVRAPVTERVRVGTRQRPSSVAGADGLDWAALAACESGGRADAVDPSGTYGGLYQFDSGTWQSLGGSGRPQDASASEQTFRAKKLYVQRGASPWPHCGRRLHG, via the coding sequence GTGAGCAATGCGCAGGGCAGTCACCGTGCCGGACGGTACGAGTACGAGCAGGGGTACGGGCACGCTTACGGACACGCGTACGGGTCCGACCACGCATACGAGTACGCGGGAGGTGTCGACGTCGTCGCCCGGCCGCACCCCGAACCGGCGCCCACCCTCCCGTACTTCGACCCCACCGACGCGCTGGTCCCGCACCGGCCACCACCGGCGGCCCCCGCCCCGGACCCGGCGCCCGACCCCGTTCGCGTCTCCCGCCGCCGCATCGTCCCGCAGGCTCTCGTCGTCGCCTTCCTGGCCGGCGGCACCTCCGCGTTCGTCGCCAGTGACAAGGAGGTCGAACTCCGCGTCGACGGCACCCCGCGCACGCTCCACACCTTCGCCGACGACGTGGACGAACTCCTCGCCGACGAGGGCGTGAAGATCGGCGCGCACGACCTCGTGGCCCCCGGCCGCGGCGCCGAACTCACCAACGGCGACGCGGTGGTTGTCCGCCACGGCCGCCCCGTCATGCTCACCCTCGACGGCCGGCGCCGCCAGATCTGGACGACCGCCGACACCGTCGAGGGCGCGCTGCGTCAGCTCGGCGTACGCGCGCAGGGCGCGTTCCTCTCCGTCTCGCGCTCCTCCGCGATCCCCCGCAGCGGTCTGGCCCTGGACGTCCTGACCGAGCGCACCGTGACGTTCATGGCCGACGGGCGCGAGCGCACCATCCGTACGAACGCCGCGACCGTACGTGACGCCCTGGCCGGCGCCGCGCTCACCCTGCACGGCGAGGACACCACCTCGGTGCACCCCGACAGCTTCCCGCGCGACGGCCAGACGATCACCGTGATGCGCGTCACCGCCGACGAGATCGTGCGCGAGGAGCCCATCCCGTACGACGTCGAACGCACCCGGGACCCCTCGGTCTTCACCGGCACCGAGGTCGTCACGCACCGGGGCGAACCGGGGATGCGCCGCCTCACCTACGCGGTGCGCGCCGTCAACGGCGTCAAGCAGAAGCCCCGCAGGATCGCCGAGAAGATCGTCCGCGCGCCCGTCACCGAGCGCGTCAGGGTCGGTACGAGGCAGCGGCCGTCCTCCGTCGCGGGCGCCGACGGCCTCGACTGGGCCGCCCTCGCCGCCTGCGAGTCGGGCGGCCGGGCGGACGCGGTCGACCCCTCGGGGACGTACGGCGGGCTCTACCAGTTCGACTCCGGCACCTGGCAGTCCCTCGGCGGCAGCGGACGCCCGCAGGACGCGTCGGCCAGTGAGCAGACGTTCCGGGCGAAGAAGCTCTATGTGCAAAGGGGGGCGAGTCCGTGGCCGCACTGCGGCCGTAGGCTGCACGGGTGA
- a CDS encoding MBL fold metallo-hydrolase: protein MSLRENNGGTNGESNARKSERRRNLITRRGLLGASAAVGAGVAATAVGTASAGPSARPSAGRAAPPGDLRLRWLGNNGWEIRIGAGDSAATVLIDPWLTRFWTGTYSEAGAAPETPIEVDTAVIDGYGLRADQILVTHGHYDHMTDVPHLAKTTGATVFGTESHVNTMRAMGAPERQLSVVGGGERLQYKGYSVQVVRSLHSMGGEHPRVAFAGTRPGQVPDAPETIADLVEGGSLSYLVSVNGFDIVNFGSSNFSEHDLEGIRADLVMIQPGGANVPGYVPRLLDLLGHPAYVVPTHWDDFDEPLDRPAVDWGGLDALHDAVRKASPKSRFVKLDHLETLSL from the coding sequence ATGAGCTTGCGCGAGAACAACGGCGGGACCAACGGCGAGAGCAACGCCAGGAAGAGCGAGCGACGACGGAACCTCATCACCCGGCGGGGCCTGCTGGGCGCCTCGGCGGCGGTCGGCGCCGGCGTGGCCGCGACGGCCGTCGGCACCGCGAGCGCCGGCCCGTCCGCGCGCCCCTCCGCCGGCCGGGCCGCGCCGCCCGGCGATCTGCGGCTGCGCTGGCTCGGCAACAACGGCTGGGAGATCCGGATCGGCGCCGGTGACTCGGCCGCCACCGTACTGATCGACCCCTGGCTCACCCGCTTCTGGACCGGCACCTACTCCGAGGCGGGCGCGGCCCCGGAGACGCCGATCGAGGTCGACACCGCGGTGATCGACGGTTACGGGCTGCGCGCCGACCAGATCCTGGTCACGCACGGGCACTACGACCACATGACCGACGTCCCGCACCTCGCGAAGACCACCGGCGCCACGGTCTTCGGCACCGAGAGCCATGTGAACACCATGCGGGCGATGGGCGCCCCGGAGCGGCAGCTGTCGGTGGTGGGGGGCGGCGAGCGGCTCCAGTACAAGGGCTACTCCGTGCAGGTCGTACGGTCGCTGCACTCCATGGGCGGCGAGCACCCCCGCGTGGCGTTCGCCGGCACCCGGCCGGGGCAGGTGCCCGACGCCCCGGAGACGATCGCGGACCTGGTGGAGGGCGGGAGCCTGTCGTATCTGGTCAGCGTCAACGGCTTCGACATCGTCAACTTCGGGTCGTCCAACTTCAGCGAGCACGACCTCGAAGGGATACGCGCGGATCTCGTCATGATCCAGCCGGGCGGTGCCAACGTGCCCGGCTACGTACCGCGGCTGCTCGATCTGCTGGGACACCCCGCCTATGTCGTACCGACGCACTGGGACGACTTCGACGAGCCGCTGGACAGGCCCGCGGTGGACTGGGGCGGGCTCGACGCGCTGCACGACGCGGTGCGGAAGGCGAGCCCGAAGAGCCGGTTCGTGAAGCTGGACCATCTGGAGACGCTGAGTCTCTGA
- a CDS encoding LysR substrate-binding domain-containing protein has product MDLLRQLRHFTVVGEELHFGRAAERLGMAQPPLSQRIRELERELGVELFDRSRRQVRLTPAGAVLLDEARELLAGVGRMRELVARAGRGEYGTLRVGVPPELPGSVLGAVLTEFAALTPEVRLELREFTTAEQLELLAGHGLDAGLVHHPLDPAAGLDSGPVIEPPLGVVLPRVPPLAEEAASGGDITLAELAGRALVTHPREAAPALYDATLAACRDEGFHPVRVSTARSPEVMLGLVIAGHGVAFSHPAIARKEPRVIWRPLALRAPLWRLVFAWPARAPHPAVGPLVRAATGILRGHPGGALSSPGPGAEPAPRPWNAVYERS; this is encoded by the coding sequence GTGGACCTGTTGCGACAGCTGCGTCACTTCACCGTGGTGGGCGAGGAACTGCACTTCGGCCGGGCGGCCGAACGCCTCGGCATGGCGCAGCCGCCGCTGAGCCAGCGCATCCGCGAACTGGAGCGGGAGTTGGGCGTCGAACTCTTCGACCGCTCGCGCCGCCAGGTGCGGCTCACACCGGCCGGCGCCGTACTCCTCGACGAAGCCCGTGAACTGCTCGCCGGTGTGGGGCGGATGCGGGAGCTGGTGGCCAGGGCGGGGCGCGGCGAGTACGGCACGCTGCGGGTGGGGGTGCCGCCGGAGCTGCCGGGCAGCGTACTGGGGGCCGTACTCACCGAGTTCGCCGCGCTGACACCCGAAGTCCGGCTGGAGCTGCGGGAGTTCACCACGGCCGAGCAGCTGGAACTGCTGGCCGGGCACGGTCTGGACGCCGGACTCGTCCACCATCCGCTCGATCCCGCCGCCGGTCTGGACAGCGGCCCGGTGATCGAGCCTCCGCTGGGGGTGGTGCTGCCGCGCGTCCCGCCGCTCGCGGAAGAGGCGGCCTCCGGCGGCGACATCACACTCGCCGAGCTGGCGGGCCGGGCACTGGTCACGCATCCGCGCGAGGCGGCGCCCGCGCTGTACGACGCGACGCTCGCGGCCTGCCGTGACGAGGGTTTCCACCCGGTGCGGGTGTCGACGGCGCGCAGCCCCGAGGTGATGCTCGGCCTGGTCATCGCCGGGCACGGGGTGGCCTTCAGCCACCCGGCGATCGCGCGGAAGGAACCACGGGTCATCTGGCGCCCGCTGGCGCTCCGCGCGCCGCTGTGGCGGCTGGTCTTCGCGTGGCCGGCGCGGGCGCCGCACCCGGCGGTGGGGCCGCTGGTGCGGGCGGCGACCGGGATTCTGCGCGGTCACCCGGGCGGTGCCCTGTCTTCTCCCGGACCGGGCGCCGAGCCCGCTCCCCGACCCTGGAACGCGGTGTACGAGCGGTCATGA
- a CDS encoding alpha/beta hydrolase: protein MTRYVLVAGAWLGSWAWDEVVPELRAAGHDTHALTLPGLAERRQEERAGERDGPIGLETHVRDIVDTVERLDLRDVVLVGHSYAGIPVGQAAERIGDRLSRVVFVDSNVPADGESFVSGWPDGRAAVEASIADSGGFWPPLTAADFAGQGLTDAQITRLVSGSTPHPGATLTDPARLERPLAGLPATYIKCLLDWPEPSPEVTELLKSEHWRLVEMNTGHWPMFSQPHELSAILLGL from the coding sequence ATGACTCGATACGTACTGGTGGCAGGCGCGTGGCTCGGCTCGTGGGCGTGGGACGAGGTGGTGCCCGAGCTGCGCGCGGCCGGGCACGACACCCACGCGCTGACACTGCCGGGCCTCGCCGAGCGGCGGCAGGAGGAGCGGGCCGGGGAGCGGGACGGGCCCATCGGGCTGGAGACCCACGTCCGGGACATCGTGGACACGGTCGAGCGCCTGGACCTGCGTGATGTCGTCCTGGTCGGCCACAGCTACGCGGGCATCCCGGTCGGCCAGGCCGCCGAACGCATCGGTGACCGGCTGTCCCGCGTGGTGTTCGTCGACTCGAACGTGCCGGCGGACGGTGAGTCGTTCGTCTCCGGCTGGCCGGACGGCCGGGCGGCGGTGGAGGCGTCGATCGCCGACAGCGGCGGCTTCTGGCCGCCCCTCACGGCGGCCGACTTCGCGGGCCAGGGCCTGACGGACGCACAGATCACCCGCCTCGTCTCCGGCTCCACGCCGCACCCGGGCGCGACGCTGACCGACCCGGCGAGGCTGGAGCGACCACTGGCCGGACTCCCGGCGACCTACATCAAATGCCTGCTCGACTGGCCCGAGCCGAGCCCCGAGGTCACCGAGCTGCTCAAGAGCGAACACTGGCGCCTGGTGGAGATGAACACGGGCCACTGGCCGATGTTCTCCCAGCCCCACGAGCTCTCGGCGATCCTGCTCGGCCTCTGA